The DNA segment CGGTTCACGGCACCCGCACCACACTGATCCACTTCCCGAGCAGCCCTGAACTACACTGCAATTACCGCACTTCACCCGCCCCCCGGCCAAATCAATCCAAAAATAAAAACCGGCTATCTAAAACGCCCCAATAGCCGGCCAACTGTTGAAACCAGTTGCGGAGCCGCACCGCCTGCCGCTTCCCCAGGCCGGCGTCCAGCGCGCAAGTCCAGCCCTTTACTCACTTCTCTCCGTTTCCTCACCACCATGCGGCCAACCGCCTTTCCCCGCAAAAAAAGAAAAAGCCCAGGCTGCATTACACAGACTGAGCCCCCGCATTATTCTTACTTAACCGCCTGACCCTGAACGGAGCGGGCGATTTCGAGCATTTCTTCTTTTGTCAGATCGTTTGACACAAGGTAGTAATCGACACCTTCGTCAGTCCATGAGATGGAAGTGTCGGTGATTGCCGCTACTGCGTTATGCAGGTGGGCCGGTTCGCCGTCCATCATGACAGGGGCTGCAGATTCGCTGGCCGATGCGGTTTCCTCGATCAAGGTGAATGATTTTTCACCGCCGAACGTGAGGACTACGCGCTTGCCGTTAGCTGTTTTCATTTCTTTTTCTTCAACGAGCTTGACGCCTTCTGGCTTATTTACCGGATAGAGCACTTCAAACGAATCGGCTTTCGGCTCGGCCATCGTCGGCATGTCGATTTGTCCGCTTGTCATGTTGCGGTCCATATCGAATGCGTTGTCATCGAAATCGGCATCCCAGTCAAACTTGGAATATTCCACTTTTACAAGGGCATTCCCGTCCTGGTCCATCACTTTCACCTGTCTTGGGGCCAGGTTTTTCTTATTGAGCGTGATTTCCTGGCGCGGAAGCATTTTGTTGTTCTGGTAGTTCGTCTTTGTTTCGAATACAAAATCACTTTCCTTCGCCGTAAAGGCGGACTCAGGGTCGTTCAGGATATCTCTGGCGAGCGATTCGAACAGGTACGGCTGGCTGCTGTTATCCGGCCATTCGCTCTGGAAGCGGAAGCTTTTGTTCAGGGCTGGTGTGAGCACGAATACACCATCATCATTGCGTAAAATCATCTGGCTCTGGTCTTTTTCCGCATTTTTCAAAAGCACCCTGTAGTAGCTCGGCTTTTTATACCAGATCTCCACTTCATAAATTTGCGGTTCTTTCCCTGTTTCAAGCGTCATTTTGGCATCCGCTTTATAGCTGGACATCTTATTCAGCTTTTCATCAAGCGAAGACATAACATCTTCCTGGCTTTTCTCACCGCATGCTGCCAGGCTCAATACCAATAAAACTGACAGCACCATTGGTATAAATGTCTTCTTCATTCTGTCACCCCTTTGTCTCAGTAACGACAAAGGAGAGAACTTGTATGCATAATGCTAATTCGCCACTGTCAAAAACGCAGCCGGGAGAGCGTCGACCAGATCACCGGCAAGTACATCCATGGAAGTATGTCCCGCTTTCATTAAATAATCCGCGGCCCGGCCATGCAGGAAAACCGCATTGCTCAGGGCAGGCTGGATTTCGGTGTGCTGCATGAGGAAAGCGAGGATCATACCGGTCAGCACATCACCCGAACCGCCTTTGGCGAGCGCCGGGTTTCCGGTTGTGTTCACCCATTGCCGCCCGTCCGGTGCTGTCACGATTGTATACGGGCCTTTAAGGACAAGATATACGCCGAATTCAGCTGCGAATTCCTGGGAAAGCTGAAAACGCCTGGACTGGACCTCTGCAACGGATACACCGGCAAGATGCGCCATTTCACCCGGATGGGGTGTAAGGATCACCGGTTCCGGCCTCTGTTTGAGTTCGTCTTTCAGGAAACCGGCATGGTAAAGTGCATCGGCATCAAGCACAAGCGGGGCTTTTACCGCCTTCAGCAAGTACTCGATCACTTCCGTCCCTTGTTCATGCCTTCCGAACCCCGGTCCCGCGGCAATGCCGTCGAATTCGGAAACGTTCACTCCATGAAGGGACGCAATGAATCCATCCTTTTCGGGCAAAGACCTGTACATCGCTTCCATTGCATGGGAGGCCACTGCATCAAGCACCGACTCCGGCACAGCGGCGGTCAGGAGCCCGGTACCTGAGCGCAACGCGGCAAGAGAGGCCATTGCTGGTGCTCCTTTCATCATGCGCGAGCCGCCGATAACGAGTCCTTTTCCGTGGCTGCCTTTGTGGGAATCCGCTCTTCTGCGCGGCAATGAGGCTGCCGCGTCCGCTTCCCCCCACACTATCCGCTTTCCAGCCTCTTTTTCAATGACTGCGGGCGGAATGCCGATATCGACAGTCACCAGCTCGCCGTATGCTTCTCTGCCCGGATACAAAAATGCGCCTGTTTTCGGGCATTGGAGCGTGATGGTGGCGTCTGCTTTGAAGACGATATCCGGATAGCGGCTGCTGTCCGCTTCCAGCCCGCTCGGAATGTCGATGGCGATTTTCATTCCCTTCATCCCGTTTACGGCTGCAATGATTTCGCGGTATGGAGGGCGCACATCCCCTTTGATGCCGATGCCGAAGATGGCATCAATATATACATCAAAGGCAGGGAGTTCAGATAGAAGCACATCTGTGCCTTCCTGTTCAGCATAGCGCGCCGTATAACCGGATGCCGTAAAAATATCCCGGTGCAGCCCGGCATCGCCTTTCAGCTTTTCCTCAGGCGCAAGCACCCAGAGCGTCACATCGTACCCGCGGGCAAGGAGCGTTCTCGCAATGACAAACCCGTCTCCCCCATTGTTGCCGGTTCCAGCCAGCACAGTAATCCGGTTGTTCTTATCCACCCTTTTTTCAATTTCCGCGGCAGCAGCCCTTCCCGCATTTTCCATCAAGGCGGCGCCGGGCAGCTTGACCTTTTCCATGGTACAGCGGTCGATGGCGTACATTTCATTTGCAGTGACGATTTGCAAACCAGTTCCCTCCTAACCGCACTAAATTTATATGAGACAAACTGTGGTGATATGCAGACTAGCTTTATAAGCTTTCGATAATTACCTGTGCAGCGGCGTATTCGCGGCTATGTGAAATACTTGCGTGAACATGAAAGCGGCTGTTGAACAGCTTTGATTTTATGTATGGCTTTCCAGCCGGATCGGATGCTGTTTCGATATCCTGGAAACTGAGCTCGGATCCGATTCCGGTTCCCGCCGCTTTTGAAAAAGCTTCCTTCACGGCAAACCGCCCGGCAGCGAATTCAAGTTTCCGCCTTCCGGAAAGGCTTCCGCACCGTTTTAGTTCCGCTTCTGTCAAGATCCGGGCCAAAAACCGGGACTGCCGCTCCATCAATTTTTCAATCCGGTCCAATTCAACAATGTCAATTCCGATTCCATGAATCATCTTTTTCCCATCCAGACTTTTTGAGGTAAACTCATTTTTTTCACCTTTCCAGACATATACTGATAAAAATAGCGGTACAATCGCCTTCATTATAGCATTCCTTATTGTACTTCCTGCAACCGCACCTGTGTTACACTGATTCATATAAACGGACTATGGTCCCCGATTTGCAAAGGAGCATGAACATGTTTGTAAGAACGGAAGATTTCCGGACATTCTTAAGACTGTATCCTGTAGTCTCTATAATTGTCGCCGTCAATTTTTTGATCGCAATTCTCGCCTGGTTCTTTCCGGACCTGGCCGCAAAAGGAATCGGCGTCAATATATTGATTGCCCAGGGTGAATACTGGCGGCTTGTTACACCGATTTTTTTACATGGCGGACTCGGGCATGTACTGTTCAATTCATTTTCGCTCGTCCTGTTCGGGCCCTATCTTGAACGGCTGCTTGGAAAAGGCAAGTTCCTGCTCGTCTACCTGCTGACAGGCATCGCAGCGGATATCGCCACATATATGCTTGAATCACCGTATTACAGCCATGTCGGATCATCCGGCGCCATCTTCGGGCTGTTCGGCATTTACCTTTATATGGTATTGTTCCGGAAAGACTTGATTGACCAGGCCAATTCCCAGATTGTGATCACCATTCTTGTTATCGGCCTGCTGATGACATTCACCCGGGCCAACATCAACATCCTTGCCCATCTGTTCGGCTTGATTTCCGGGGCGGCAATTGCACCTCTCTTCCTTGGCAGCCCGCCACGCAGCCCCTATGGATATAATCCTTATCCGGCGCGAAGGAGACGAAACTGGACGCTGCCGGCCGGCACCCTTCCGAAAATCATGTGGGGCGTTCTGGCTGTACTCATTTTAATCGGGCTTCTTGCGCGATTTTAAAAAAGCATCCGGTTTTTCACCCGGTAGTTGAGTGGGTTGAAGCTGAAAGCATAAGAAATCGCAGGAGAGCCGAACAGCGGCAGCCCACAGGTGGGGAAGGAATGGGTTCAGGGTACTGAATGCTGGTTCAGCACCTGTATTGTTGGCATTCAGCTGTTTACTGCTACTGAATACTCGTTCAGTGATTGTATTTATGTTTTTCAGTTGTTTACAGGCACTGAATCCTTATTCAGTGCCTGTATTTATGTTTTTCAGCTGTTTATAGGTACTGAATCCTTATTCAGTGCCTGTATTTATGTTCTTTAGCTGTTTACAGGTACTGAATCCTTATTCAGTGCCTGTATTTATGTTCTTCAGCTGTTTACAGGTACTGAATCCTTATTCAGTGCCTGTATTTATGTCTTTCAGCTGTTTTACAGGTACTGAATACTCGTTCAGTGCCTGTATTTATATCTTTCAGCTGTTTATAGGCACTGAACCCTTGTTCAGTGCCTATATTTTCACCATTCAACTGAAGGCCCCCTGCTCGCCCTACCGCAAAGAAGACACCGTGAGTGCGACCAGAGGAATCCAGGGACAGATGCCCGCATGTTCCCATGGTGAATGCGAATGCTTGCAGCGAAAACCGCCCCAACCGCAATCACTCCGGCTCATCCAGAAGCGGATTTGATAACAGTCCCCTGTCCTTTTCGATGAAATCCGGACGTTCATGGGAATACCACTCGAACATATCGAGCACATCTTCTTCCCGCAAATCTTTTACGGTGAAATCTTTGCCGGCGAAGCTTGAAACCACCGCGGAACTGATGCTGGCCAGCCCTTGCCTCCTCTGGAACAGATGCTGGCTGACTTGCAATGACTGGACCCGCTTTTTCGGAAGTGCGACTGTTGTCCTTCCGAATTGGCGGTATCGTAAAAACAGGAATCCTGAATCGATATGCCAGCCCGCATCTTTCCAGCGCAAGTATCCGATAAACCCGGCGGCCGGAATGAGCAGGAGGCCGATCATTCCCCATGGATACAGCCAGACTGCGGCGGCAGCTGCCGGAATCACAGCCGGCACCGCAGCCCGGAAAAGATAGCGCCGCAAAGCCCGGGCAGGCGGTCCTGTGTAGATGGATGACAGCGAATACTCCGGCAGCATCTTCTCCAGGAATGCTTCAGTATCCCGCCTGCGCAAAATCGGGTAAAGAGTCGTTGAAAAGTCTTCTTCCTTACTGGAAGCGCCGCCAGCACTTTCGATAAAAAGCGTCGCAAAGCCGAACGGCTGCCTTAACACCGACTCCGACATTCTGACCGCCTGAATGCGGCGGACGGGAATCGTCACCTGCCTCTTTTCGATCAGCCCCCTGCTGATGATGATGTCATCCCCTTTGCGGGTCACAGTGAAGTTGCCGTAGCGGATAATCGTACCAGCGATGGAAAGGAGCCATGCAATCACCGCACCAACCAGCACCGCCCCGACAATGACGAGAACACCCAGTCCTACCACCCACTCAAACGCTTCGACAAACATGTCTTCCGGAATCAATTCATCAAATTGGGAAGCAAGCGCCGCCAGCGCCGATAAAATGACGCCTATCCCTCCCGACGTGGAAGCGGCGATCAATAAATCAGACGTTGTGAGCCGGTATGTGACTTCAGTTTGTTCCTCAGCGCTTTCTTCTTCACCTTCCGGCATGTCCAGCGGCTGGGGCTTGAGGGCGATCTTCAACTCTTCCGCTTCTTCCATTTTGACCGCAGTAAGGACCGCTTCAGCCTGAGCACCCCCGCCGGCCGTTTCGACCTGGACCTTCACGAGGCCGAACATCCGCTGTAAAATGCCGCGGCTGAAATCGATTGACTGAATCCGTTCCAGCGGGATATATCGTTTTTTCCGTACAAAGATGCCGTATTCGATCCTGAGCTCATTTCCTTCGACACGGTATGTATATCTCAGCCATGAAACAATGCCGGCTGCCAGCAGTATGACAAGAAGAGCCAGAAGCCCTAAATAATAATACTTTTGGAACGGGTCATTTCCGCCGGGCCCGACAAAAAGCAAGAACAAAACCGGTACGATCAATTCCTTAAGCATTTTCAGAAACGAAATCACGGCGGCAACAGGATGGAGGCGGCGCTGTTCAAACATCATCTTTCGCCACTCTCGCCAGTTCGGAAATCCTGTCCCTGAGGCCGTCCGCTTCCTCAAGCGCAAGGGCAGGAATTTCATGAACGGTCGCCGCCGTTGAAATGATGACGGTGGCAAGCCCGTATCTCCTTAAAAAAGGCCCCTGCTCCGTATCAACATGCTGGACACGGACCATCGGCACGAGCGTCCTCTTCACGATCCATACCCCTCGCTGCAGGTCAATTTCGTTTTCATGCACCTCATAGCGCCAGCGCCGCCACCGAATTTTCGGCAGCAAAAAAACAAACAAAAAACTCAACACAGCCAGTGCCGCTCCGGAAGCAGCAGCAATCCAACCCGGCAGCCCGAAGCGGACCGACAGGACAATATACCCTATGTAAAGCACCCAAATTATAATAAACGGAATGGCTGCGGTCATTGACCATACCTTCAAAGCCTTCCGCGATATTCGCTGTTGCGGCAACGGTCTCATTCTTTTTCCCCCATTGGTCTTTTCCTACATTGTACCAGTTTTTGCGGCCGGAAAAACATTATCGGATATACATGCTGTCCGCTCCTTTTATATAGAGGCCGTGCCTCCACCTGTTCCTTCCTGCCGGGACCCCCTCTTGCAATTATTTCAGTGTCTTTTTCAGGAGCGAGCTTAATGCGCCGGTCCGCATATGTCCGGCCGACTTTGCTATGTTATCTTGAAACTCGCTCCGTCAATCACTTCAGCATCCGGATGCTTTTTCACATCTTCCATGAGCCGGAACAGGGCATCATCCTTCTGCTTCGCTTCAATCATGCAGTCAATCTGTTTGACGCTTCCTTTCACCTTGTTCAGAAAATCAAAAAACATATCGGGATCGATGAAATCGGCATGTGCCCTGTAATCTTTTTCATTGCGCGGGCTGGATATATGCATTTTCACAGGCAAGTCCGATTGTTCCCACGTTTGTAATATCCGCTCCCAGTAGACGATGAAATCCTCTTCATCATAGTGGGCGAGATGATGGTGATAATCGAAAACAAGCGGGATGCCAAGCTTTTCGCATAAGTAAAGCGTATCGGCTGTGTGAAACGTCGTATCATCATTTTCGAGCATGATCATTTCCTGGATGTGATGCGGAACATATCCCCAATTATTCACAAACACTTCCAGTGCCTTTTCCTTATCTTTATAAGTACCGCCTACATGAAGCACACAGCGATGGCGGGCAGGAACGCCCATCCCTTTTAACAGGCCGTGATGCATGTTCAGCGTCTTGATCGTGTTATTGAGCACATCCACCTTTCTGGAAGTCAGCAGCACAAAATGATCCGGGTGGAAATCGACCCTTGCCGGATGCTCTGCAAGCCAGTTTTTAATTTCTGCAAGAGAACCCTGTATCGCTTTGAGATAATCCCAGTCCTCTACTTCAGGATGGTTGGCGAGCGGGACGAGGCGCGAGCTGAATCGGAAAAAGGATATATCATGGGCCGCGTTATGCTTCAGCAGCCGCAGGCTGTTTTCGATATTGGCGCGGGAAATCCTTTCAAGTTTCGCGATTGCCGCTTCACGGTCTTTGATTTTTTTAAACTGGGTAAATGTCATGGTGCGTGACGGCGATGCATTCTGCAAATTAACACTCATGGCGACATACCCAAGTCTTATGATTGTCATAATGAACACCTCTGATTGACATACTGTCCGGAAGCCTGAACCGGCTAAATGGACTCTGATTGTTAGTATGCCTTCAGCGTCTTATTTCATGACGGGAACGTCCTGCTATCATGACCCGGGGCCTGCCGGGTATGCCGCCGGCGGCATTTCCCTCCTCAAGGTGTGATGTACAGCGCGGGCAGCGTACAGCCTGCATGCTGATCGGGCTCTTGCAGTACGGGCACTCTTTGGCGGCAAGCGGCACAACCGGATCGGCCCGGAGCTTGTTGATTTGTTTAATGCTGATAAAAATGGCGAAAGTTACAATTAAAAAGTGCAGGACAGCACTTATAAATATCCCGTAATTAATCGTAGCGGCCCCCGCAGCCTTCGCTTCAGCAAGTGAATCGAAGGGCTTCCCCGACAAATTGATATACAGACTGGCAAAGTCGACCTTGCCGAGCAGAAGTCCGATCGGCGGCATCAGCATGTCGGTAATAAACGAATCGATTATTTTTCCAAAGGCGGTGCCGATCAGAACGCCGATACTCATATCAACCATGTTGCCTTTAAGCGTGAACTCTTTGAACTCATTCACCAATTTCAAAATGCGCGCCCCTTTTCCTTTTTGTTTTCAAGGTATGCTTGTCTGGCTGCTGTCATGCCGGTTTGTAAAGAGGCTTATTCTGGTGAGGCATGTGCAGGGCGGCGTGAAAACGGTGCCGGAAAGCTGGAGTTGGCGGGAAAAACGTGTAATTCCCGGGAGGCAAGGTCTCCCCCAGAGAGCGGTATATGGTGCGAAAAGGTGATTGTCTGGGGCAGGTTCGGCATCTGGGGCTGGCTGCTGGCGTTGTGCGTCAATTCGGCGGATATTAAATTGTCAGTTTCATCTTTTTACAGGACGTGCGGAAAGCAGCCACTCTGCTCTGGTTAGCGGCGGTGCCCGGGCGGCGTGAAAAGTCCGAGTTATGGCGTGAAATCGGCCCTCTGGCATGAAAAGTCCCAGTTGCGGCGTGAAAAAACTGGGATTTGCCGTGAAATGGAATGAATTCGGCGTGAAAACCGTGGGCTGCGGCGCGAAACCGAATCGATCGACTAGCACCGATTCTCGTTCGGCGTTAAAACTGCAGAATACCGCTTAAAAATCATCAAACTTTGGTGAGAAACCACCTCCATATGGCGTGAATCGCCAGGCACTTCATCCCCGAAAAGTCCGAACCCGCTGAAAACTTGACACTTTTAACTGTTTTCATCAATAATCCGCGCAGGCCAGCGGCAGCCACAGATCATTCGGCCCTCAACCCGCTTGCCTGCCGGCAGTCTTCATCCAAAACAGAAAAAACACCGCCTGGCTGCCCAGACGGCGTTATACTTGTCACTTATCGGTTATTGTTGTTCTTTTTAAAATTGCTGCGGCCTTTTTTGTATGAATTGCGCTGCTGGCCTCCGCCGCTGCGTCCGCGTGAGTTGCGGTCACGTCCGCGGTTGCCGCCGCCTTTTCCTTTGTATCCGCCGGAATTGCCGCGCGCTTTCTTCGTGCTGATCGGTTCAACGGAAGAAAGCTTGACAGGTGTTGTGTCCGGTTCTTTTGTTAAAAGCTTGAGCGCAGCAGACAGGACGGAAATGGAATCATATTCACCGAGAAGCTCTTCGGCAAGATGCTTGTAGTAGCTGGTGTTCCCGCTATCAATGGCTTCCTGGATCCGGTCAACTGTAATACGCTTTTGGCCTTCGAGTGCTTCATCCATAGAAGGCATTTTTTTCTTGTCGATTTTCCGCTTTGTTGTCTTTTCGATCAATTTCAGCTGCGGAATTTCGCGCGGAGTCACGAACGAGATGGCGAGACCGCTCTTGCCGGCACGTCCCGTACGTCCAACGCGGTGCACATAACTTTCCGGATCCTGCGGAATATCGAAATTATACACATGCGTTACACCTGTAATATCAAGTCCGCGGGCCGCAACGTCAGTGGCAACAAGGATTTCAATGTCTCCGCCCTTGAATTTGCGGAGCACTTGCAGCCTGCGGGATTGCGTCAGGTCTCCGTGAAGCCCTTCTGCGGAATAGCCGCGTGAGTTGAGCGCTTCGGCCACTTCATCGACACGGCGCTTCGTGCGCCCGAAAATGATGGCTAGATCCGGTGAATCAATATCAATCAAGCGTGTCAGCACATCGAACTTCTGCTTTTCCTGCACTTCAATATAGTGCTGTTCAATGTTCGGAACGGTGACTTCTTTGGATTTCACTTTTACTACTTCCGGGTTATTCATAAAGCGTTCGGCGATTTTTTGGATCGGACCAGGCATTGTTGCTGAGAACAAGAGGGTCTGGCGCTCTTCCGGAATCGACTTCAGGATGGACTCAATGTCTTCGATGAAGCCCATGTTCAGCATTTCGTCAGCTTCATCCAGGACGACTGTATGAATATTGTTCAGACGCAGTGTTCTGCGGTTGATATGGTCAAGCAGCCTTCCCGGTGTGCCGACGATGATTTCCGGGTTCTTTTTCAACGCGCGGATCTGGCGGTTGATGTCCTGTCCGCCGTATATCGGAAGCGTGCGGATGCCGGTATAGCGGCCGACCCTGTTCAGTTCTTCACCGACCTGGACAGCAAGTTCCCTTGTCGGTGCGATGACGATGCCCTGGATTTTGCCGGCCTTCACATCGATTTTTTCGATCATCGGAATGCCGAAAGCGGTCGTTTTTCCTGTACCGGTCTGGGCCTGTCCAATAACATCTCTGCCGTTCATTGCGAGGGGGATAGTCTGTCCCTGGATAGGAGTTGCTTCCTCAAATCCCATCTGGCTTACTGACTTTAAAATACCTTCGCTCAAATTTAATTCTTGAAAAGTTGTCAATCTTATCATTCTCCTTTTATCTATTTCGGATTTCCGTTGTTGCTGCCCCGGAATCTTGTTCCATAAAAATCTGTCTTCATAAGGCCGTTTCTATGTAAACATGGAAAAAGGCAGTTTCCGCCCAATGGGAAGATTGCCTTTATTACCCGACTCAACAGCATCGCAATCCTTTACCTTAAAAAGATCTGCACTGTTGCTATCCAGTTGCGAACCCTCTAAAATTAACATAATCGTACCACTTTCCCCTGAATTATTCAACGGACACACATTCGTGCCTGCCGGAGAATTGATTATAAGATGAAGAGGGATGCAAAATGAACAAACCAATTGTCAATCCTTTCATTGCACTTGCGATCGGTGCTGTATCCGTTTCCACCTCGGCCATTTTCGTCAAGCTGGCCACAGCACCGGCACCTGTTACCGCAGCATACCGGCTTTTTTTTACCGTTTTGCTCATGCTGCCGGTCATTTTGTTCAAGTACAGGAAAGAACTTAAGCTGATCAATCGGAGAGATTGGATCTTCACAAGTATTGCCGGGATGTTTCTGGCGCTTCATTTCATTCTGTGGTTTGAATCGCTTGAATATACATCAGTCGCCAGTTCAGTCGTGCTTGTCACCCTGCAGCCGCTGTTTGCATTTGCCGGCACATATTTTTTCTTTAAGGAAAAGCTTACGGCCGGAGCAGCGCTCAGCGTCATCCTCGCATTATCAGGAAGCTTCATGATCAGCTGGGGCGACTTCAGGATAAGCGGCGCGGCGCTGTTCGGCGACATTCTGGCACTGCTCGGAGCAGCTGCCGTCACCGGCTACTTTTTATCAGGGCAAAGCGTGCGGAAACGCCTGTCTCTAATGACATACACGTTTGTGGTATACAGCATCAGCACGGGCTTTTTGTTTACATACAGCCTAATGTTGGGACATTCATTACAAGCATACCCAAAAAACGACTGGCTCATGTTTCTATTGCTCGCCATTTTTCCGACGCTGCTCGGGCATACTTTATTTAACTGGGCATTGAAATGGCTGAGCACCTCTGTCATATCCATGAGCATTCTGTTTGAGCCGATCGGGGCTTCCATTCTGGCCTATTATATCCTGGGCGAAACGGTGTCGATGACGCAAGTCACCGGCGGATTCCTGATTCTTTTCGGTATATTCCTGTTTTTGTTCTTTCATAAACGCGCCGAGCGCATACATCGGACAAAAGCGCTTAAAGGTTTTAATAGGCGGGCAGATGTATAAATGATACAATGTAAAAAGGACTAATAAGGTAAGGTGGGTGGGATATAATGGCAATTAAATTGATCACTGACGGCAGCTGTGACTTGCCTCACGATATATTTGAAAAGTACGATATTGAAGTTGTTTCATTAACGGTTTCGTTCGGGGACCGCCATTTTAAGACCGGAACTGAAATCGACAGCCAGACGTTTTACAGGATGATGCGTGAGGAAGAGGATTTTCCGAGATCGGCAAGCCCGTCACCACAGGACTTCCTTGATGTGTTCAACAAGACTGCTCCGGAGGATGAGATTCTGGTGCTTGCCCTGTCAAACGCACTTAGCAGCACGTATGACAGCTCTATGATGGCCAGGCAAATGTTTTTGGACGAGCATGGCGGCCGCAGGGTGGAAGTTTTCAATACAAATTCCGCATCAGCAGGACTCGCTCTGCTCGTATACGAAACTGCGCTGGAAATTGAAGACGGGCTCGGAATGGATGCCATTGTCGCTTCCGT comes from the Bacillus marinisedimentorum genome and includes:
- a CDS encoding DegV family protein, translating into MAIKLITDGSCDLPHDIFEKYDIEVVSLTVSFGDRHFKTGTEIDSQTFYRMMREEEDFPRSASPSPQDFLDVFNKTAPEDEILVLALSNALSSTYDSSMMARQMFLDEHGGRRVEVFNTNSASAGLALLVYETALEIEDGLGMDAIVASVEERIDDTNTAFVLDTLENVIKGGRLDRVRGAIAKTLNIKLLMRANEAGELDVTEKVRGNKKAMRRFVEQIGEYGKNFEKKVLALAHSNCEEKARAIVEEIQKQYNFKEVIISEIGPLIGTYAGEGGLVIGYRKK
- a CDS encoding DMT family transporter, producing MNKPIVNPFIALAIGAVSVSTSAIFVKLATAPAPVTAAYRLFFTVLLMLPVILFKYRKELKLINRRDWIFTSIAGMFLALHFILWFESLEYTSVASSVVLVTLQPLFAFAGTYFFFKEKLTAGAALSVILALSGSFMISWGDFRISGAALFGDILALLGAAAVTGYFLSGQSVRKRLSLMTYTFVVYSISTGFLFTYSLMLGHSLQAYPKNDWLMFLLLAIFPTLLGHTLFNWALKWLSTSVISMSILFEPIGASILAYYILGETVSMTQVTGGFLILFGIFLFLFFHKRAERIHRTKALKGFNRRADV